Genomic segment of uncultured Desulfobacter sp.:
GCTTGTAGTGATTGAAGTCCGAGGCTTGCACCCCGGGACGGAACAAAACATCCAGCGGCTTGTTTTCGAAAAATTGAGGCGTCAGCGACAGCGGCCGATTGGAAAAACCCAGCCCATTGAGAACCATGCCGGCAATAGCTTCTCCGGCACTGATATTTTCCTTCTCATCTTTTGGTATGCGAGAGTCAATCATTTCGATGATTTTCAAATCCTTGATAACGCCAGCAACAATACCCAAGTGGTCAATACGTTCTACTTTAACAGTTTCCAATGTTTGGTGTTTGGCCCTCCAGGGCAAACGCATTAAAATTTCTGATTGAAGAGAGGTTTGCAGAATTGAACATTCCTGATATGTAAGAATCTTTTTACAACCTCATTTCAAGGAACTCAGTCATGACCTCCTCAAATATTACGCTGATCTCAGAGTTCTCAAAGATAAATGACCCTCGATTGGATAGGCAGAAGTTGCATAATCTAATCGATATATTCGCAATTACAGTCTGCGCTGTGATTTGCGGTGCAAGTACATGGAACGAAATTGAACAATATGGCCAGTCCAAATATGATTGGTTAAAAACGTTTTTGGCGTTGCCCAATGGAATTCCATCGCATGATACAATCAGAAGGATTTTTATAATCATTGATCCGGAAGAATTTCGGACAGCTTTCATTGATTGGGTTGCCTCTATACGTCCGCTACTGCCGGAAACTGTTATCGCCGTAGATGGTAAAACATTAAGACGATCACATGACAAAACGAATGGTAAATCCGCAATTCATGTGGTAAGTGCCTGGGCATCAGATGCAAACCTGGTACTGGGGCAGATAAAAACGGATGAAAAATCAAATGAAATCACAGCAATTCCGGATTTACTTGATCTGCTGGATATTTCAGGGACTACTGTCACCATAGATGCCATGGGATGCCAGAAAAAAATTGCCGAAAAAGTAATCGATAAGGGTGCGGATTATGCTTTGGCTCTGAAGAAAAACCACGGAGATCTATACGACGACGTCGAACTCTTCTTTCATAGCGTCAAAAAAGCTAAACCTAAGGAAATCCCGAGAAGTTATTTTGACAGCGTTGAAGGTGACCATGGTCGCGTTGAAATAAGGCGTCATTGGGTTATCTCAGATATTGACTGGATAGAGGACAAACCACTTTGGAAGGGACTTCAAAGTATCGGAATGGTTGAAAGAGAACGTCACATAAAAGATAACATCTCATGTGAGACCAGCTATTATCTGCTCAGCCAAAATTTGGATGCAGAAGAGTTTGCAAAAAGAGTTCGAGCTCACTGGGGAATCGAAAATAAATTGCATTGGGTGCTTGATGTTTCGTTCAGAGAAGATGAGTGTAGAAAACGAGTCGGTAATGCCGCTGAAAATTTTGCAATAGTGCGCCATATTGCTACGAACTTACTTAAGCAGGAAAACAGTATGAAAAAGAGCATGAATGTCAAACGCCTGCAAGCAGGATGGGACAATTCTTATCTCATGAAAGTGCTTGGAGTCAATACTATTTAAATGCGTTTGCCCTGTTTGGCCCTCTGCTTGTGTTGATTATGATGGTGCAAAGAGGGTATATTCAAATTTTTTAAAATTCAACTGCTCAATGTCGATTTTAACGCCGGCATTTAAATTTTTGTTGGCTTCTTTTGGGTTTTGAAATACAATACTAATTGATAATTATTATTATTAAGTAAATATTATCATTGTATGAAGTTCCATGAAGCGTTTATCCTTAGATAACATACTTTATTTAAAGGAGATAAATTATGAATCAAACAGAGAAATGCCCGGTTACAGGTAAAATTGCAGGAACGTCGAATAAAAAAGGAAGATCCAATCGTGATTGGTGGCCCAATCAATTGAATTTGAAAATTCTTCACCAGCACGACAGAAAAAGCAATCCCATGGGAGATTCGTTTGACTACAAACAAGCATTTAAAACATTGGATCTTTCCGCTGTAAAAAAGGATCTATTTGCTTTAATGCGCGATTCCCAGGATTGGTGGCCAGCGGATTACGGTCACTACGGCCCGTTGTTCATCCGGATGGCCTGGCACAGTGCCGGAACCTATCGCACCATGGACGGCCGGGGCGGAGCTGGAAGCGGTACCCAGCGATTTGCGCCGTTGAACTCCTGGCCGGATAACGTAAATCTCGATAAAGCCAGAAGGTTGTTGTGGCCGATTAAAAAGAAATACGGGAACAAAATTTCCTGGGCCGATCTCATGGTGCTGGCCGGGTGACCAGCTTTAAAAAGTGTAACGCTTATCCCCGATATTCATAACGAAATAATGTAACGGCCAGATACCCCGCCGCCATACCCCGCCAAGAAAATCATAAAATCATACCCCGCATGCCTATCCCGCCGATAGACCCCGCCGTTGATTCATTCAAAATTTGCTACATATAATCTCCCTGATTCGAATCTTGGAGAAAAATGATGGCAAAGAATTCTCGTGGAAAACGCCCTTGTTCTATTTGCCGAAAATGGTTTGCTCCTGATGTAAGACAAAAAGGCAGGCAGAGAACATGTAGCCCGGTTTGCCAAAATGAGCTTCATCGAAGGCAATGTGAAAACTGGAACAGGAAAAATAAAGCTGTCTCCAAAAATAATTATCTGGCAAAAAAGCTTGAAGAGGCAGAGAACCTTCAAACATCCGGAAAATTGCCTGTTCTACCATTGGAAGTTATTGAAATAGAATACGGTATCAAGCCGGCAATTATCGCCCAATACCTGGTCACCCAGGTTATCAGCCGCACCAAAGAAAAAATTCGAGAATTCCCATAAACGCCTCTGACTAATCGAATATTGATTTCAAGAGACATGATTGGAGTAACTTCTTGTAATATTAGGATATATGAACATACTAATCGGATTTTGATTCTAAGAGACATCATGTGCGTAAGTTATTGATAATATATATGGATACAAACAGAGTAATCAGCATCCCAGTTCAAGAGGCAACTGACAACCGACCCTGGCCGGTGATATAAAAAGGCATCTGAAATTCTAAAAATAAGGAGATGTCTCATGGCGCACAGGTTTTCATCACGGGAATTATTTGAACTGAGGAACAATATCCCTGTGGATATGCTGATCAGGGATCATTTACAGATTCCATCTAAAATCAGGGATGGCTATTTCCGTTTTCTATGCCCTCTGTGCAATGAATTTCAAACGGCTGTAAATCCAACCACGAACCTGGCCAGGTGCTTCCGGTGCGAAAAAAACTTTAACACCATCGACCTTGTCATGAAAATCAAGGGATATGGATTCCGGGACAGCGTCCTGTTTTTGAAGCAGATAAATACTGCCCACCAGGTTCCGGCATCAAAGATAGCTGCCTTGGTCGCTGCAATCGGCAAACCCATGCCGGGAGGGCAATGAGTATGAAACGGTTGGCCAAGCTTGAAACCCTGATTGCCCGGAATCAGGAGTGTTTTTCCAAAATCGGCAAGGCCTTGAAAGAAATTCGTGACAATCGTTTGTATAAGCAGGCTCTGTTTGAATCATTCGAAACATATACCAGGGCGCGATGGGATATGGGAAAATCCCATGCTTACCGCCTGATCAAATTTTATGAAGTCATCTATAATCTGTCCCCAATTGGGGACAGATTACCGGCCAACGAATCCCAGGCACGGCCTCTTACTCAACTGGATTCCATAGAACAGCGCCAACTTTGGAAGGAGATTATAGAAAGCGGCATGGAGTTAACCGCGCGTAACATCAAAAAATTTATCGACTCCCGAAAAACGGCATCGGTAACCAAACCGGATCTGACGGATCAAATTTCGAATGAATACATGGCTGTTGTAAAGGCAATGCTTGAACAGGTCCGTGTGGCACAGCATGATCATTGGCAGCAGACCTCTCGCCCGGCTGCATTGTTGTGGCATCGGGTCATACACGAAAAGATTGTATCAACGGGGGCAGATAATGGATGACCTGAGCATTGACGACCGCTTCCATTTACTGCTGCATAAAAAAATCATGAATAAAATCGGATCTGCCAAGAGAAGATCCAAAAAATATTACAAGGACCAGTACAAGAAAACCGGGATTATCCCGGTACCCCTTTTGCTGGTTGAAAAAGGAATTATGGATGGCCGCAAGTGCAGCGGGCGCCCCAAGGTTATAGACGAGCAAACAAAAAGGCGGTTTATTGAAATGGTCAAGGCGTCATGCGATCCGTCATCTCAGGGGTTCATTTTTATCACCCGAAGAGCCAGGACCATTAAAAATTACCACTGCTGGCTCGAGGAAGAGTTGGGTAAAACAATCAGCCTTCCGGCACTTCGGCGATGCGCCAAAAGGGAGAATCTCAAATTTTATCTGGAAAAAGAGGACGATCAGGAGCCGTCACCGGCACGTTATAGCTTCAAATCGGTTCCGGTGTTTGCCTTGATCCAGGTTGACGGTTGCAAGTTCCAATATTTAAGAATCAGAGATGAACGTGGAAACTGGCAGAAACCGCAGGTGATTGAAATATTTGATACCGGTTCCAGGAAGCTGTTCATCCTGGAATTCTATTTTACCGAAAGTAATCTGAACTCTGTGGACCTTTTTACCCGTTTTTTGTTATGCACCCCTTTTCCTTTGAAAACAATCGGCATCAGGCCCGACCAGGCAAAGGGATTTTTAAATTTAAAGCGTCCCATTAATGCCATTAACCTTGCGCATTCTACGCCAGGCGGTTTTTATTTGGCGCCGGATTTTTCAAGGGCGCATTCACCAAAAGATAAGGCGCATCTGGAATCTTCACACCGGAGCCTGCATAATTTTGAAATACGGATTATCAAAGCCTTTGAGGACAGGATTGTGAAAACCGTTACCGAGTATAACTTCAAACGGGGAAGAAAGGAAAAAGTCACTGTAACCCTACTTGATATCACCCTTGATGAATTGAGAAGCAGCACTGTGCTCCGCCAATACCGTGACGAACATAATCATACACAACATTATTTTACTGAAGACGGCGTGGTCAGTGCCTGGGTGCCGGCACAGAAGTTTGATGATTTTTTGTCAAACCAGGCAGACACCCTGAATTTTATCCCGGAGCAGGTTCAAGAATATATGAAATATGGTTACAGAAAAATCAAAGCCACCGTATCCAAGAACAGAACTATCCGCCATGACAAACGCGATTTTTATGTGACCAGTGGTGCAGACCGGTTCAGCAAGCATAAAAGTACACCGGTAAAGATATCCAGATACAGGGACAAACTTTTTATCTTTGAGCCCAGTGAAGACGGAATACTTCTGGGCGAAGCCATTGCAAAAAAGCCGTTTGACAGGCCACCTGCACCAGCGCCTGATCCTGTACCCGATGAACTCGACACCATTATCGCTCTTTTGGAAAAGCACAATATGGCCGTTGACCGGCCTATTTTAATCGAAGTTTACCATAAGGGCCTTTCCCTATCCCGGGCGGAGCAAGTACTTCATCATAATCAATCAAGGTACGCAGATTACATGAAAAAAATGGACCAGCCTGAGGAACGTAAAAAACAGGCTTTGTTCAATGCATTTATGCTTGATTGCCAAAAATCGTTAACTACGAATCGAGTGGCGACTTATGCATCCCTCGGAGATATGACATGAAAGAGGATTTTATCAGTGATAAACGAAGAGTCTCATACCTGTCTGCCACTTATAATAGGATATACAGGGGCCAAAGCGTACTCATTGAAGGAGATTTTGGCGCAGGAAAAACTCGGTTTTTAAAACTGCTGCGGCCTAAAAAGCTCCATGCCGTATGGGTCGAGTCTCTGTTCAACATCCATGAAACCCTGGCATCCATACTCAAGGAATTGAATTATGAGGCCACCGCCACCTACCGCCGGACTCCCCAGTACCTGAAAACGATCTGCAACCTATCCAATTGTTTTATCATCATAGATGAAGCCAATGATCTGGACTCCCGGGTCTGGCCATATCTCAAACGAATTATTGATGCCGGTGTTCCCATCGTATTTGCAGGGCTCCCAAAGGTCAGAACCCATCTGAGCCGGAATCATCCCGATATACTCAGCCGGCTCAAAACTCTGATTTTATACCCCATAGAGGTCGAAGACTTCATCGAAAAATACAAAGATATCCAGCAGGAAGCCGTTGAATAAATTTATATGGCCGTCAAAGGCGACATGAGAAAATTTAAAGAAATATGTACAGACTGCCAGGACAGGGCAAAGGAGTTGAATCACAACTTTGTTGATATCAACCTTGCTCTGGAATTTATATCCGATCTCCCTCCCCAGTAATCCTTATCACAATTTATCTGTACGAACAGGCCACCTTTGGTTACGCCGAGGATGGCCTGGTGGTGTCTCTTTCTTATATTAAGGATGCCGCTTGATGCTTGTTCTACCTTTAAAATTTTGAAACCACAGATCATTTTTGATTTTTTAGTGTACCGTTACATTATTTTGTAACTTCGTTTTTGATGGCACTTTCGTTTAACTCACTTAAATCACATTGAAAATATATGCTTCTTGTTTGGTGGGGCAAGCCTCAACACCGTTACAGTATTTGAAGCTCGTCAGCCGGGACCTGCGCCATTGAATCCATGGGCCTTAAACCCTTTGGATTTGCAGGCGGGCGTGAAGACGTGTGGGAACCCGAGGAGGATATTTACTGGGGGGCGGAAGAAGAGTGGCTGGCCACCAGCGATAAACCCAAAAGCCGGTATTCCGGAGAACGCGATCTTGAAAATCCACTGGCTGCAGTTCAGATGGGACTGATTTATGTCAATCCCGAAGGACCGGACGGCAATCCTGATCCGGTGGCATCCGGCATTGATGTCCGGGAAACCTTCGCCCGGATGGCCATGAACGACGAAGAGACCGTAGCCCTGGTGGCCGGGGGGCACACATTCGGTAAATGCCATGGTGCCGGTGATGCGGCTCTCGTAGGCCCAGAACCCGAGGCGGCCCCGCTTGAAGAGATGGGGTTGGGGTGGAAAAGCAGTCACGGCAGCGGCAAGGGTGGCGATACCATCGGCAGCGGTATCGAAGGCGCATGGAAACCCAATCCCACCCAGTGGGACATGGGATATTTCAAGGTATTGTTCAAATACGAATGGGAACTGGTCAAAAGTCCTGCCGGGGCAAACCAATGGCTGGCAAAGGATGTTGAGGAACAAGATATGGTTGTCGATGCCCATGACCCATCCAAAAAACATCGCCCCATGATGACAACTGCGGACCTGTCTCTGCGGTTTGATCCGATTTACGAACCCATTTCCCGGAATTTTATGGCACACCCGGAAGCCTTTGCCGATACTTTTGCCCGGGCGTGGTTCAAGCTGACCCATCGCGATATGGGACCCAAGAGCCGGTATCTTGGCCCAGATGTTCCCTCAGAGGATTTAATCTGGCAGGACCCGGTTCCCCCGGCGGACCATCCAATGATTGACGAAAATGATATCGCCGAATTAAAGCGAAATATTTTGGCCACTGGGCTGACAGTTTCCCAACTGATCACGACTGCCTGGGCCTCAGCCTCAACATTTCGCGGCTCGGACAAGCGAGGAGGCGCCAATGGGGCACGCATCCGTTTGGCCCCCCAGAACAGTTGGGCCGTGAATATGCCGGCCCAGCTTAACGTTGTACTGAATACCCTGGAAGGGGTTCAGCAGACGTTTAACACAGGCCGCACCGACGGTAAAAAAGTGTCCTTGGCGGACCTGATTGTGCTGGCCGGATGTGCCGGTGTTGAAAAGGCCGCGATGGATGCCGGATTTAAAGCTTTTGTACCATTCTCTCCGGGGCGAACGGATGCCGCGGCAGATCAGACAGATATCGAGTCGTTTGCCGTCCTCGAACCCATGGCCGAAGGATTTCGAAACTATCTCAAACAAAAATTTAGGGTTCCGGCAGAGGAACTGCTGGTGGATAAAGCCCAGTTGCTTACATTGACCGAACCGGAAATGACTGTTCTCATTGGCGGTCTACGTGTTTTGGGTGCCAACTTTGAACAGGTTCAACATGGCGTTTTGACCCACCGTTTGGGCATTTTGACCAACGATTTTTTCGTCAATCTCCTGGACATGGGAACCGTGTGGTCTGCCAGTTCAGTTGACGATACGATTTTTGAAGGTCGTGACCGGAAAACGGGCGTGATGAAATGGACCGCCACCCGTGTGGATCTTGTGTTTGGTTCCAATTCGCAACTGCGCGCGCTTTGTGAAGTATATGCAGGCGAAGATGCACAGGAAAAATTTGTAACAGATTTTATCTCAGCCTGGAATAAAGTCATGAATCTTGACCGGTTTGATATCGCCTGAGTCCGATAAATAATGAACCTCTCCTTACTTCTGCTCTACTAAAAAAGCAGCGTTTCGAACTTTCCTGAAACGCTGCTCTCTCACCTTGTTATTTAAATTTTGTATTTTTTTGTATTAACTCTATACATAGAAACAAAATGGTTGACAAAATTCTAATAATCATCGTAGGACTTTGGGCCAATCAGGTTTTGTTGTATATTTTGTGATATACTCTTAAGGGGAGAAAAGGATGAAGAAAGTTATTGTAGTTTTGGCAGCTCTTGTTTTGATGGCGGGATCTGCTTATGCATCACAGTGGAATTTTTATGGAAGTGCTCGTGTCTCAACCTTCTGGTCTGAAACTGACACCATTTCAGGCGCCGATGGCCATACACAATTTGCTGAAGGACTTCAGACCAATGCTCGTATCGGTGCAAATGTTAAAGTCTCCGACGAATTGACCGGACGTTTCGAATATGGTGCTGCCGGTGCCGGTGGAACCGCCAATGTCCGTTTGCTTTATGGTGAATGGAACTTTGGTGCCGGTAAATTACTCGTGGGCCAGGATTATGCGCCTCTTTGCTGGATATGGTCCAATCAAGTCTATGGCGATGATGATGATCTGCTGAGACATGGTGCTGTTTATTCCCACCGTCACCCTCAAATTCGTCTGACTTTTGGTGACTTTAAGATTGCTTTTATTAATCCGCAGAAAGATGTTGAAAATGGCACAGATAGCCAAACCATTATTCCTGCCATTGAAGTCGCGTACACCCTTGACCTTGACGTGGTTAAACTGGACTTCGGTGCAGGCTACAGTACTTTTGATGCCACTGGCGATGTTTTCGGAAATGAGGAGGATGTTGATTCCTATGTTCTGGCTTTAGGTGCTCAGTTTGACATGGCTGGTTTCTTTATGAAAGGCGATGTTTACTATGGCCAGAATGCTGGTAACTTAATCTGGATTAATGTTGCCGGCACCCAAGCTGTGAATGGCGGTTGGGCAGAATTCGATGCCACCGGAAAATTGCTCGACAACGAATGTATTGGTTTCATGCTGGTTGCCGGTTATAAAATCAATGACACCTTCACGGTTGAAGCCGGTTATGGCTTTACACAGACCGAACTTGATGACAACGATGATAATGAATGCGCCGCATACTATATTAACACCACTATTAATCTGGCTCCAGGTGTATTCGTTGTTCCTGAAGTTGGTTTCTTTGACGGCAAAGAAAACGGCGACTACGAAACTTTTTACTATGGCATGAAATGGCAGATTAACTTCTAATAAGTTGATCATTAAATTAGATACGACAAAACCTGAAGGTTTCCAAAGCTGAACATGGCACACCACTCGGGTATTGAAAGCAAAATCGGTTTGCAAAAAAGCGGGAAACCATCTTTCTGAAAAGAAAGAGAGAAAGCGTCATCTTCAAGGTATCAAGGTTGAGACAGCTGACGGCTGCAGAAAAATCTTGTTAACCAAAGAGGAGGGCGCTTTCTTATATTTAGGCCGCATGCATCTT
This window contains:
- a CDS encoding ISAs1 family transposase encodes the protein MTSSNITLISEFSKINDPRLDRQKLHNLIDIFAITVCAVICGASTWNEIEQYGQSKYDWLKTFLALPNGIPSHDTIRRIFIIIDPEEFRTAFIDWVASIRPLLPETVIAVDGKTLRRSHDKTNGKSAIHVVSAWASDANLVLGQIKTDEKSNEITAIPDLLDLLDISGTTVTIDAMGCQKKIAEKVIDKGADYALALKKNHGDLYDDVELFFHSVKKAKPKEIPRSYFDSVEGDHGRVEIRRHWVISDIDWIEDKPLWKGLQSIGMVERERHIKDNISCETSYYLLSQNLDAEEFAKRVRAHWGIENKLHWVLDVSFREDECRKRVGNAAENFAIVRHIATNLLKQENSMKKSMNVKRLQAGWDNSYLMKVLGVNTI
- a CDS encoding peroxidase family protein, coding for MNQTEKCPVTGKIAGTSNKKGRSNRDWWPNQLNLKILHQHDRKSNPMGDSFDYKQAFKTLDLSAVKKDLFALMRDSQDWWPADYGHYGPLFIRMAWHSAGTYRTMDGRGGAGSGTQRFAPLNSWPDNVNLDKARRLLWPIKKKYGNKISWADLMVLAG
- a CDS encoding CHC2 zinc finger domain-containing protein, which gives rise to MAHRFSSRELFELRNNIPVDMLIRDHLQIPSKIRDGYFRFLCPLCNEFQTAVNPTTNLARCFRCEKNFNTIDLVMKIKGYGFRDSVLFLKQINTAHQVPASKIAALVAAIGKPMPGGQ
- a CDS encoding DNA methylase, with product MKRLAKLETLIARNQECFSKIGKALKEIRDNRLYKQALFESFETYTRARWDMGKSHAYRLIKFYEVIYNLSPIGDRLPANESQARPLTQLDSIEQRQLWKEIIESGMELTARNIKKFIDSRKTASVTKPDLTDQISNEYMAVVKAMLEQVRVAQHDHWQQTSRPAALLWHRVIHEKIVSTGADNG
- a CDS encoding integrase, which gives rise to MDDLSIDDRFHLLLHKKIMNKIGSAKRRSKKYYKDQYKKTGIIPVPLLLVEKGIMDGRKCSGRPKVIDEQTKRRFIEMVKASCDPSSQGFIFITRRARTIKNYHCWLEEELGKTISLPALRRCAKRENLKFYLEKEDDQEPSPARYSFKSVPVFALIQVDGCKFQYLRIRDERGNWQKPQVIEIFDTGSRKLFILEFYFTESNLNSVDLFTRFLLCTPFPLKTIGIRPDQAKGFLNLKRPINAINLAHSTPGGFYLAPDFSRAHSPKDKAHLESSHRSLHNFEIRIIKAFEDRIVKTVTEYNFKRGRKEKVTVTLLDITLDELRSSTVLRQYRDEHNHTQHYFTEDGVVSAWVPAQKFDDFLSNQADTLNFIPEQVQEYMKYGYRKIKATVSKNRTIRHDKRDFYVTSGADRFSKHKSTPVKISRYRDKLFIFEPSEDGILLGEAIAKKPFDRPPAPAPDPVPDELDTIIALLEKHNMAVDRPILIEVYHKGLSLSRAEQVLHHNQSRYADYMKKMDQPEERKKQALFNAFMLDCQKSLTTNRVATYASLGDMT
- a CDS encoding ATP-binding protein, coding for MKEDFISDKRRVSYLSATYNRIYRGQSVLIEGDFGAGKTRFLKLLRPKKLHAVWVESLFNIHETLASILKELNYEATATYRRTPQYLKTICNLSNCFIIIDEANDLDSRVWPYLKRIIDAGVPIVFAGLPKVRTHLSRNHPDILSRLKTLILYPIEVEDFIEKYKDIQQEAVE
- the katG gene encoding catalase/peroxidase HPI — protein: MGLKPFGFAGGREDVWEPEEDIYWGAEEEWLATSDKPKSRYSGERDLENPLAAVQMGLIYVNPEGPDGNPDPVASGIDVRETFARMAMNDEETVALVAGGHTFGKCHGAGDAALVGPEPEAAPLEEMGLGWKSSHGSGKGGDTIGSGIEGAWKPNPTQWDMGYFKVLFKYEWELVKSPAGANQWLAKDVEEQDMVVDAHDPSKKHRPMMTTADLSLRFDPIYEPISRNFMAHPEAFADTFARAWFKLTHRDMGPKSRYLGPDVPSEDLIWQDPVPPADHPMIDENDIAELKRNILATGLTVSQLITTAWASASTFRGSDKRGGANGARIRLAPQNSWAVNMPAQLNVVLNTLEGVQQTFNTGRTDGKKVSLADLIVLAGCAGVEKAAMDAGFKAFVPFSPGRTDAAADQTDIESFAVLEPMAEGFRNYLKQKFRVPAEELLVDKAQLLTLTEPEMTVLIGGLRVLGANFEQVQHGVLTHRLGILTNDFFVNLLDMGTVWSASSVDDTIFEGRDRKTGVMKWTATRVDLVFGSNSQLRALCEVYAGEDAQEKFVTDFISAWNKVMNLDRFDIA